The region CATCCAACCTATATTTGAATACAGGACAAAGAATAATTGGAATCCGGATAAATGGAAATGGGAATAATTATTATTTTAACTTTATGAAAAAACAAACTTCAAAAACAGCTGATACTTACAAACCTGACTGGGCTCCAGAAAACGCCGGTGATGAATTTGCTGTACGCATAGTTAAAGGAAAGCAGAGTATGACTGCAAAAAAAGTAGGTTCAAGATTAAACACAAGTTCAAGTGAAATTAAGCGAAAACAACTCTCGGTTGATGAATATGTTGATGGAGTTCTGAATTTTGATCGTAATATTCTGGCTAGAGCAATTACATTAATAGAAAGTAACAATCCCTCTCATCACGATACAGCACAAGAAGTTTTGAAAAAATTGCTTCCACATTCAGGCAAATCTTTAAGAATAGGGATTACAGGTGTTCCCGGTGCAGGCAAAAGTACTTTGATTGAATCACTTGGGATGTACCTGATTAAACAAGGTCACAAAGTAGCTGTATTAACAATTGATCCAAGCAGCACAGTAACAAAAGGAAGTATTCTTGGTGATAAAACGAGAATGGAAAATCTTTCCAAAGAAAAAAATTGTTTTATCAGACCATCTCCTTCAAGCGGAACACTTGGCGGTGTTACAAGAAAAAGCAGAGAAACTATAACAATTTGCGAAGCTGCCGGATATGATATAATACTTATTGAAACTGTCGGTGTAGGACAAAGTGAAGTTACAGTTCGTTCAATGGTTGATTTCTTTTTACTTGTTTTAATTGCCGGCGCTGGTGATGAGCTTCAGGGAATTAAACGCGGCATTATGGAATTGGTTGATGCGGTATTAATCAATAAAGCTGATGGCGATAATGAAAAAAGAGCTAACATATCAAAAGCTGATTACAACAATGCACTTCATTATCTGCAGCCCGCAACAAAGGGATGGACAACTCAGGCTTACACCAGTTCTGCCCTATCGGGTAAAGGAATTCCAGAATTGTGGGAAGTGATAAAGAAATTCGAAAAGACAATCAAACATTCAGGATTTTTTAATCAGAGAAGAAAAGATCAATCAATAGAATGGGTTTTCAGAATGGTTGAAGATTCATTGCATGATGAATTTTATAATAATGAGAAAGTCCAAAACGAGATTGAACAAGTAAAGGACCAACTTTCAAAAGGCAAAACCACCCCAACTCTTGCTGCTGAAAGGCTGCTGATGGTTTATAAATCCCGTTAAGCTAAATCATATCAGCCAATTGTTTCTGAATCATCAATAATGAACAAGAGTATAAAATTCAAAAGCTGATTAAGTAAATAGAGCCTCAATTTTTCCATACCAGTTTTGTTTTTATTATTTTGCATATAGCAAAACAAACAAATTAGGTTTGTAATGGATATAGAAATTCTTTCTCGTTTACAATTCGCTTTTACAATAGCTTTCCACTACATATATCCGCCATTAAGCATAGGAATTGCAATTATTCTTGTGATAATGGAAGGCAGGTATCTTAAAACAAAAGATAAGTTCTACGAAAACATGACAAAGTTTTGGGTAAAAGTATTTGCCTTAACTTTTGCAATCGGCGTAGCAACCGGAATAGTAATGGAATTTGAATTTGGAACTAACTGGGCAACATATTCCCGTTTTGTAGGAGATGTTTTTGGAAGTGCACTTGCTGCCGAAGGAATATTTGCTTTCTTTCTTGAATCGGGTTTTCTTGCAGTCCTGGTTTTTGGTTGGGATAAAGTTGGACCCAAAATGCATTTCTTTTCAACACTTATGGTTTCACTTGGATCAATGTTCAGTGCTGTCTGGATTGTAGTTGCAAATTCCTGGCAGCAAACCCCTGCAGGCTATCACATTGTTGGTGAGGGTATTAATGCTCGTGCTGAAATAACTGACTTCTGGGCAATGGTTTTCAATCCTTCTTCTGTTGATAGAGTTTTACATGTAATATCTGGCTGTTGGTTAGCAGGTGCATTTTTATTGATAAGTATAAGCGCTTATTATATCATTAAAAACCGTCATATTAGATTTGCAAAATCATCAATTAAAACTGCTTTAGTTGTTGCTGTAATTGCATCATTATTTCAATTATTTACCGGACACTCGAGTGCGGTAGGTGTAAGCAATAATCAACCTGCAAAGTTAGCAGCAATGGAAGCTGTCTTTGACGACCAAACTAATGCACATCTTTATTTATTTGGCTGGGTTAATGAAGATAAACAGGAAGTAAATTTTGGTATTGCTTTACCGGGAATGTTAAGTTATCTGATTGGCTTTGACACAGAAACTAAAGTAACAGGATTGAATTCATTTAAAGAAGAAGACAGACCTCCTGTTAACATTGTATTTCAAGCATATCATCTAATGGTTGCTATTGGATTTACACTTATCATATTAAGTATGCTTGGTGTTTTTTTCTGGATCCGCGGAACGATGTTCAAACAAAAATGGCTGATGTGGGCTTTTGTATTTTCAGTATTGTTGCCTCAAATTGCAAATCAGGTCGGCTGGATAACTGCCGAAGTGGGAAGACAACCTTGGATTGTTTATGGATTGTTAAGAACTTCTGAAGGTTTATCCAAAGCTGTTAATGCTGATCAGATCTGGTTTTCTCTTATACTGTTTACTTTGATATATATTGGATTGTTTATCTTATTTATATATCTGCTTAATGAAAAAATCCAGCACGGACCCGAAGATGTTGATGCAATTCCTTCAGAAATAGGACATCCAAAATCATAAAGGATTAACAAAAAATGGAATTTACTTTTGATCTGAATACTATTTGGTTTTTAATAATCGGAATTCTTTTAATCGGTTATTCAATTCTTGATGGCTTTGATCTTGGTGTTGGAGCTCTTCATCTTTTTGTTAAGGATGATACTGAGAGAAGAATTATGCTCAACTCAATCGGACCTGTATGGGATGGTAATGAAGTCTGGCTTGTAACCGGCGGAGGAGCATTATTTGCAGCATTCCCTCATGTTTATGCAACTGTGTTTTCAGGTTTTTACACTGCAATAATGATGCTTTTATTTATGCTTATATTCAGAGCAGTTGCAATTGAATTCAGAAGCAAGCGGCCAATGAGATGGTGGAGACAAATGTGGGATGTTGCATTCAGTATTGCAAGTATTTTTATTGCCTTTCTTGCTGGTGTTGCTGTAGGAAATTTAATTACAGGTATTCCACTCAATGCTGATAAAGAATTTATCGGAACATTCTGGAGTTTAATAAATCCTTATACCGTTTTAGTAGGTGTTACAACTATTGCGCTTTTTATGATGCACGGGGCAATATATGGAGTAATGAAAACTGAGAATGAATTACATAATAAACTTAGAGGCTGGGTTAACAATACAATAATTTTCTTTATCATTTGTTACATTACAACAACAATGTCAACATTAATCTATTATCCGCATATGATTCAGCACTTTAAAGAATTTCCGGCACTTTTTGTACTGGCAATATTAAATATGCTGGCAATTGCAAATATTCCAAGAGAAATTTCTAAAGGAAAGGATTTCTTAGCTTTCCTTTCATCCTGTGCTTCAATCGCTGCCTTATTAACGTTGTTTGCATTTGGTGTATTTCCAAACTTTGTGATTGCATCAAATAACCCTGAGTTTAGTTTAAATATTTATAATGCGGCATCGTCTCAAAAAACATTGAATATTATGTTGATAATTGCATTAATAGGAATACCATTTGTCCTTGCTTATACGATTAGCATTTATTGGATATTCCGGGGTAAAGTTAAATTAAATAATATGAGCTATTAAGAATTTCTTAAGCACTTAGTAAAAAGATTCAATTATATAATCTGGCATTAAAAATAATAATTCGGAGATGAATTGATGGAAATAATTTTAAGCATATTTATAGGCATTGGTTTAGCCGCTGCAGTTGGATTCAGAATTTTCATCCCATTTCTTATTGTTTCAATTGCTGCTTATACAGGAAATCTTGAACTATCAACATATTTCAGCTGGATTGGAACTTTGCCAGCATTGGTGTTATTTGCGGCTGCAACTGTTGTAGAGATTTTCAGCTACTACATTCCCTGGGTTGATAATTTTCTTGATGCAATAAGTCATCCGCTTGCAATATTTGCAGGAATTGTTTTAAGCGGTGCTGTAGTAACAGATTTTCCGCCATTGATAAAATGGTCGCTGGCATTTATTGCCGGCGGCGGAGTTGCTGGAACTATTCACGCTGCAACAGGAATGATAAGATTAAAATCTTCTGCCCTAACCGGAGGTGCAGGAAATCCTATAGTTTCAACTGCTGAGGCTGGCGGATCAATTTCATTATCTCTAATTGCAATTTTTATCCCAGCTGTTGCTGTAATTATTGTGGGAGTTATAACTGTTTATTTATCATTTATGATAAAGAAAAAATTCTTTTCACCGCCTAAGGAGAGTTGATAATCTCAAATTCACCGGGTTTTAGTTTATTAATTTTCCATTGACCTATTGAGATTCTTATCAGTCGTAAGGTTGGATAACCGATTGCTGCTGTTATCCTTCTTACCAGCCTGTTTCTTCCTTCTGTAATAGTTAATTCAATCCAGCTGGTTGGAATACTTTTTCTTTCTCTTATTGGTGGATTTCTTTCCCAGATTATTGGATTATCAATAATTTTTACTTTTGCTACTTTAGCAAAACCATCATTCAGCAACACTCCCCTATTTAGTTTTTGTACATCAGTCCAATTAATTTTTCCCTCTACCTGTGCCCAATAACATTTTTCTAACTTATACTTTGGATCAGAAATCTTATGCTGAATTTTTCCGTCATCCGTTAATAAGACCAAACCTTCGCTATCATAATCCAATCTTCCTGCCGCATAAATATTTTTAATCGGAATAAAATCTGATAATGTTTTTCTTTTTTCTTTATCAGTAAACTGACAAAGAACATTAAAAGGTTTATTGAAAAGAACTATCATTATGCAAACACATAACAGCTTATTGATTTTGTAAATTAAATTCTATTATACACTTCAATCATTTGAACCTTTCTAATCAGGGTTGTCTGTGTTTCAATCAATACTATAACTTATTGTACATTCCAACTATACCCGACACTAAACTCTGTATTCGGAATCGAGACAGGAAGTTTCCCTTTAGCGGATAAAGTCCCGTTCAAAACATTTAACACAGCACGCTGAGATGCTTTTGAATCACTGAAAGTACAAATATAATTTTCTGCATCTGGAAAATTTGAAAGCAAATAAGGACTTTCAAAACTGATTATCAGAACTTTTTTATTTAGAGCAAGTAAATCCTGAAAGAAATTATATTGTATATCTGATACAGTCTTACCATTTACACCACTTCGAATATAAAAGTATGCAGGTACAATTATAAAATCACTGTCCTTCGCTATATCCAACGCCAGCTTATAATCAGAACTAACTGATTCATTGGTTAGAAGTGTGTGTGAATACACAGAAAATGATTCATGAATGATCTGTGAAAAGTGTGCATCTTTAATGTTCTTGCGATTTGTTATATCTATTATAAACATTTTTAAGTATTTGCTTGAGTCTATCGGCAATAATTCTTTATCCGCTTTTACAATTGTAACTGAATTTTCTGCAATAGTTTTTGCAAGCTGATAATGTTCTTCAAGTCTGATTCGTTTAGGCAAAACAGTTTTTTGTTTATAATCTTTAACATCAAGTTTTAACCAGCGTTTAAGTGTTAAGATTTTCTTCACACTTTCATTTAATCTTTCTTTTGTAATTTTGCCGGACTTAACAGCCTCATAAATAGCAGTTATACCTTCTCTTGAATTTAAAGGCATCAATAAAATATCATTGCCGGCATTAAAAGCCATAATACAAGCTTCAGCATTAGAGTAGTAATTTGTAACAGCTTTCATATCAAGTGCATCTGTTATGATTAAACCTTTATAATCCAATTGCTCTTTTAACAGCTTTGTTATGATTTTATATGATAAAGAAGCAGGAATTTTCTTGTTGTTGTCGAATGCAGGAACATTCAAATGACCGCTCATTATCGCTGGAACTTTGTTTTCAATAAGTGATATGAAAGGCTTTAACTCATTATTCATCAGAGTTTCTTTGTTACCACTAATAACAGGCAGATCAATATGTGAGTCAGTTTTTGTATTACCGTGACCCGGAAAATGTTTTGCAATCGGAATCACTCCAGCTTCTAAGGAGCCGTTTACAAACGATAAACAAAATTCTGTAACAACATCTTTATCCTCTGAATACGAGCGAAGATTGATAACAGGATTACCGGGATTATTATTTACATCGGCTACTGGTGCTAAGTTGATATTAACCCCAAGCATCAATGCTTCGATTGCTGTTGCTTTGCCAGTTTGGTATGCAAAATCAGGATTGTATGTTGAGCCCAATGCCATATTATGCGGAAATGTATTTGAAGCTTTCATACGCATACCAATACCATTTTCAAAATCAGCTGAAACAAGCAGTGGAATTTTCGAATTCTTTTGCAGCTCGGCAATCATCGAAGCAGTTTCTTCTACATTACCGGTTGATATAACTATTCCTCCGATTCCATGTAGCTTCACCATTTCCAGAGCAAACCGAAATTCTTTCGATTGCTGATCAAGAGTTTTTCCGAAGACAGCAGGCATAAAAATCTGAGCACACTTATCATACAGTGTCATTGACTCAAGGGTTTTATTTACCCAAAGTTCATCTTCTTCGGAAAGCTCAATCACTTTTCGCGTTCCCCTTGATGATTTATCAATCACATTTTCTTCTCCTTTATTTATACTTGATGGAGAAAATGAAACAAACAATTGAAAAATTATCAGAGTAATTATTACAAATATTAGTCTGCCGAAAAACTTATCTCTCATCTGATTGGTTTATATCTTTAATAACAGCATCGTGCAAAGCAGGACGTACTTTTGTTAAGCCAGAATTTTCCCTGGTTGGATAAACACGATTGGTCAGAAAAACTACAAACAGATTTCTAACAGGATCAGCCCACACTGATGTGCCTGTAAATCCTAAATGCCCAAAAGAATTACTGCTAAAATAATTACCTGCTGTAGATCCTTTTTCGGATTTGGTATCCCATCCTAAAGCCCTTGTACTTCCGGTGTCATATCTTTTGGTAAACATTTCAATTGTGCTGCTTTTTAAAAACTCCCTGCCATTTACTTTTCCTTTATCCATCAGCATAGACATAACCTTTGCAATATCTCCGGCAGTTGAAAAAAGTCCGGCGTGACCAGCAACTCCGTTTAGTATATAAGAGTTTTCATCGTGCACTTCTCCTTGAATAGTCTTCATCCGCCAGTAATTATCTATTTCAGTCGGGGCACAATATTTCTTTAGTGAGTCTGGTACATTAAAATAAGTAGAATTCATTTCTAAAGGTTTAAATATTTCATCTGTGCAAAATCTATCAAGTGTTTTTCCGGTTACTTTTTCAATTACCTTTCCCAATGTAATAAATCCAAGATCGGAATAAATCGTTTTTTCACCCGGATTATATTCCAAAGCTGCCTTGTACAGTTCATTTAACACCTGGCTGTAGTTTAATCCTTTTTCATAAAATCTTATAAAAGCTGGTAAACCGGAATTATGAAGCAACAGATTTCTTATAGTAATATTTTCTTTATTATTATTTCCAAACTCAGGAATATACTTTACGACCTTATCATCCAAACTAAATAA is a window of Ignavibacterium sp. DNA encoding:
- the meaB gene encoding methylmalonyl Co-A mutase-associated GTPase MeaB; amino-acid sequence: MKKQTSKTADTYKPDWAPENAGDEFAVRIVKGKQSMTAKKVGSRLNTSSSEIKRKQLSVDEYVDGVLNFDRNILARAITLIESNNPSHHDTAQEVLKKLLPHSGKSLRIGITGVPGAGKSTLIESLGMYLIKQGHKVAVLTIDPSSTVTKGSILGDKTRMENLSKEKNCFIRPSPSSGTLGGVTRKSRETITICEAAGYDIILIETVGVGQSEVTVRSMVDFFLLVLIAGAGDELQGIKRGIMELVDAVLINKADGDNEKRANISKADYNNALHYLQPATKGWTTQAYTSSALSGKGIPELWEVIKKFEKTIKHSGFFNQRRKDQSIEWVFRMVEDSLHDEFYNNEKVQNEIEQVKDQLSKGKTTPTLAAERLLMVYKSR
- a CDS encoding cytochrome ubiquinol oxidase subunit I; this encodes MDIEILSRLQFAFTIAFHYIYPPLSIGIAIILVIMEGRYLKTKDKFYENMTKFWVKVFALTFAIGVATGIVMEFEFGTNWATYSRFVGDVFGSALAAEGIFAFFLESGFLAVLVFGWDKVGPKMHFFSTLMVSLGSMFSAVWIVVANSWQQTPAGYHIVGEGINARAEITDFWAMVFNPSSVDRVLHVISGCWLAGAFLLISISAYYIIKNRHIRFAKSSIKTALVVAVIASLFQLFTGHSSAVGVSNNQPAKLAAMEAVFDDQTNAHLYLFGWVNEDKQEVNFGIALPGMLSYLIGFDTETKVTGLNSFKEEDRPPVNIVFQAYHLMVAIGFTLIILSMLGVFFWIRGTMFKQKWLMWAFVFSVLLPQIANQVGWITAEVGRQPWIVYGLLRTSEGLSKAVNADQIWFSLILFTLIYIGLFILFIYLLNEKIQHGPEDVDAIPSEIGHPKS
- the cydB gene encoding cytochrome d ubiquinol oxidase subunit II produces the protein MEFTFDLNTIWFLIIGILLIGYSILDGFDLGVGALHLFVKDDTERRIMLNSIGPVWDGNEVWLVTGGGALFAAFPHVYATVFSGFYTAIMMLLFMLIFRAVAIEFRSKRPMRWWRQMWDVAFSIASIFIAFLAGVAVGNLITGIPLNADKEFIGTFWSLINPYTVLVGVTTIALFMMHGAIYGVMKTENELHNKLRGWVNNTIIFFIICYITTTMSTLIYYPHMIQHFKEFPALFVLAILNMLAIANIPREISKGKDFLAFLSSCASIAALLTLFAFGVFPNFVIASNNPEFSLNIYNAASSQKTLNIMLIIALIGIPFVLAYTISIYWIFRGKVKLNNMSY
- a CDS encoding DUF4126 domain-containing protein, whose amino-acid sequence is MEIILSIFIGIGLAAAVGFRIFIPFLIVSIAAYTGNLELSTYFSWIGTLPALVLFAAATVVEIFSYYIPWVDNFLDAISHPLAIFAGIVLSGAVVTDFPPLIKWSLAFIAGGGVAGTIHAATGMIRLKSSALTGGAGNPIVSTAEAGGSISLSLIAIFIPAVAVIIVGVITVYLSFMIKKKFFSPPKES
- a CDS encoding pseudouridine synthase, encoding MIVLFNKPFNVLCQFTDKEKRKTLSDFIPIKNIYAAGRLDYDSEGLVLLTDDGKIQHKISDPKYKLEKCYWAQVEGKINWTDVQKLNRGVLLNDGFAKVAKVKIIDNPIIWERNPPIRERKSIPTSWIELTITEGRNRLVRRITAAIGYPTLRLIRISIGQWKINKLKPGEFEIINSP
- a CDS encoding glycoside hydrolase family 3 protein, coding for MRDKFFGRLIFVIITLIIFQLFVSFSPSSINKGEENVIDKSSRGTRKVIELSEEDELWVNKTLESMTLYDKCAQIFMPAVFGKTLDQQSKEFRFALEMVKLHGIGGIVISTGNVEETASMIAELQKNSKIPLLVSADFENGIGMRMKASNTFPHNMALGSTYNPDFAYQTGKATAIEALMLGVNINLAPVADVNNNPGNPVINLRSYSEDKDVVTEFCLSFVNGSLEAGVIPIAKHFPGHGNTKTDSHIDLPVISGNKETLMNNELKPFISLIENKVPAIMSGHLNVPAFDNNKKIPASLSYKIITKLLKEQLDYKGLIITDALDMKAVTNYYSNAEACIMAFNAGNDILLMPLNSREGITAIYEAVKSGKITKERLNESVKKILTLKRWLKLDVKDYKQKTVLPKRIRLEEHYQLAKTIAENSVTIVKADKELLPIDSSKYLKMFIIDITNRKNIKDAHFSQIIHESFSVYSHTLLTNESVSSDYKLALDIAKDSDFIIVPAYFYIRSGVNGKTVSDIQYNFFQDLLALNKKVLIISFESPYLLSNFPDAENYICTFSDSKASQRAVLNVLNGTLSAKGKLPVSIPNTEFSVGYSWNVQ
- a CDS encoding serine hydrolase domain-containing protein — protein: MKLKTIFILSLNLLVLNLCAQNNNYDFKDVESVVNNGIKDKAFPGAVVLVWQNGSIIYENSFGRFTYEENSSMVNNNTIFDLASLTKVIATTTAAMLCIDRGLFSLDDKVVKYIPEFGNNNKENITIRNLLLHNSGLPAFIRFYEKGLNYSQVLNELYKAALEYNPGEKTIYSDLGFITLGKVIEKVTGKTLDRFCTDEIFKPLEMNSTYFNVPDSLKKYCAPTEIDNYWRMKTIQGEVHDENSYILNGVAGHAGLFSTAGDIAKVMSMLMDKGKVNGREFLKSSTIEMFTKRYDTGSTRALGWDTKSEKGSTAGNYFSSNSFGHLGFTGTSVWADPVRNLFVVFLTNRVYPTRENSGLTKVRPALHDAVIKDINQSDER